A genomic region of Papaver somniferum cultivar HN1 chromosome 7, ASM357369v1, whole genome shotgun sequence contains the following coding sequences:
- the LOC113298349 gene encoding uncharacterized protein LOC113298349 isoform X5: protein MMATTSTSSPFTPSYLLSLTSSFSNSRYPLQLTTLSSSILRSSSRKNTSSKLFCYSQSAISRRGTFDPELRSVLELATHSELYEIERILFGPSYFSPLLKSIENRGSADFIMIEEDFEERDNFIELLESRFLYLGADARSTLRGWRPSYRDILLSVRRKLSIPCSSKLSTEDLEVEIFLHLLQEYSSDITLQHGLSQWKVQVFAALKIGAVELKSMILKGGGMLTLAKVYQLLARRLSGKMLFQAANYQVRHELIRELAFYGSHYHAYNTTFGVRNCFQLRPVRVENWLL from the exons ATGATGGCCACTACATCAACTTCTTCTCCGTTTACTCCCAGTTACCTCCTTTCTTTAACTTCCTCATTCTCGAACTCAAGATATCCACTACAATTAACAACTCTCAGTTCATCT ATTCTTCGGTCTTCATCGCGTAAAAATACTagttcaaaactcttttgttactCACAATCAGCCATTTCCAGAAGAG GTACTTTTGATCCTGAGCTGCGTTCAGTGTTGGAACTTGCAACGCATTCTGAATTGTATGAAATTGAAAGGATCCTTTTTGGTCCAAG CTATTTTAGTCCGTTACTAAAATCAATAGAAAACAGAGGTAGTGCTGATTTTATCATGATTGAAGAGGACTTTGAAGAGAGAGACAATTTCATTGAACTTCTTGAATCCCGGTTTCTATATCTAGGAGCTGATGCTCGGTCTACATTAAG GGGTTGGAGGCCTTCTTATAGAGATATATTGCTAAGTGTGAGAAGGAAATTGAGTATTCCTTGTTCCAGTAAACTGTCGACGGAAGACCTAGAGGTCGAGATTTTTCTTCATCTGTTGCAGGAGTACTCAAG TGATATAACCTTACAACATGGACTCAGTCAGTGGAAGGTGCAAGTATTTGCTGCTTTGAAGATTGGGGCAGTGGAGCTGAAGTCAATGATTCTGAAG GGAGGGGGCATGCTTACTTTGGCGAAAGTTTATCAACTG CTAGCAAGGAGATTGTCCGGAAAGATGCTATTTCAAGCTGCCAACTATCAAGTGAGGCATGAACTTATAAGGGAG CTTGCATTCTATGGGTCTCACTATCATGCGTATAACACGACTTTCGGAGTACGAAATTGTTTTCAATTAAGGCCTGTTAG GGTGGAAAATTGGCTGCTATAA
- the LOC113298349 gene encoding uncharacterized protein LOC113298349 isoform X4: protein MMATTSTSSPFTPSYLLSLTSSFSNSRYPLQLTTLSSSILRSSSRKNTSSKLFCYSQSAISRRGTFDPELRSVLELATHSELYEIERILFGPSYFSPLLKSIENRGSADFIMIEEDFEERDNFIELLESRFLYLGADARSTLRGWRPSYRDILLSVRRKLSIPCSSKLSTEDLEVEIFLHLLQEYSSDITLQHGLSQWKVQVFAALKIGAVELKSMILKGGGMLTLAKVYQLLARRLSGKMLFQAANYQVRHELIRELTRMFWLKSCREDSLAMLAGSWELYVHQNKVTFARVE, encoded by the exons ATGATGGCCACTACATCAACTTCTTCTCCGTTTACTCCCAGTTACCTCCTTTCTTTAACTTCCTCATTCTCGAACTCAAGATATCCACTACAATTAACAACTCTCAGTTCATCT ATTCTTCGGTCTTCATCGCGTAAAAATACTagttcaaaactcttttgttactCACAATCAGCCATTTCCAGAAGAG GTACTTTTGATCCTGAGCTGCGTTCAGTGTTGGAACTTGCAACGCATTCTGAATTGTATGAAATTGAAAGGATCCTTTTTGGTCCAAG CTATTTTAGTCCGTTACTAAAATCAATAGAAAACAGAGGTAGTGCTGATTTTATCATGATTGAAGAGGACTTTGAAGAGAGAGACAATTTCATTGAACTTCTTGAATCCCGGTTTCTATATCTAGGAGCTGATGCTCGGTCTACATTAAG GGGTTGGAGGCCTTCTTATAGAGATATATTGCTAAGTGTGAGAAGGAAATTGAGTATTCCTTGTTCCAGTAAACTGTCGACGGAAGACCTAGAGGTCGAGATTTTTCTTCATCTGTTGCAGGAGTACTCAAG TGATATAACCTTACAACATGGACTCAGTCAGTGGAAGGTGCAAGTATTTGCTGCTTTGAAGATTGGGGCAGTGGAGCTGAAGTCAATGATTCTGAAG GGAGGGGGCATGCTTACTTTGGCGAAAGTTTATCAACTG CTAGCAAGGAGATTGTCCGGAAAGATGCTATTTCAAGCTGCCAACTATCAAGTGAGGCATGAACTTATAAGGGAG TTAACCAGAATGTTTTGGTTAAAAAGTTGCCGAGAGGATAGTCTGGCTATGCTTGCCGGGTCATGGGAGTTGTATGTGCATCAAAATAAGGTAACGTTTGCTCGAGTAGAATAG
- the LOC113298349 gene encoding uncharacterized protein LOC113298349 isoform X8 — protein MMATTSTSSPFTPSYLLSLTSSFSNSRYPLQLTTLSSSILRSSSRKNTSSKLFCYSQSAISRRGTFDPELRSVLELATHSELYEIERILFGPSYFSPLLKSIENRGSADFIMIEEDFEERDNFIELLESRFLYLGADARSTLRGWRPSYRDILLSVRRKLSIPCSSKLSTEDLEVEIFLHLLQEYSSDITLQHGLSQWKVQVFAALKIGAVELKSMILKGGGMLTLAKVYQLLARRLSGKMLFQAANYQVRHELIREDNFNVGRSVNQNVLVKKLPRG, from the exons ATGATGGCCACTACATCAACTTCTTCTCCGTTTACTCCCAGTTACCTCCTTTCTTTAACTTCCTCATTCTCGAACTCAAGATATCCACTACAATTAACAACTCTCAGTTCATCT ATTCTTCGGTCTTCATCGCGTAAAAATACTagttcaaaactcttttgttactCACAATCAGCCATTTCCAGAAGAG GTACTTTTGATCCTGAGCTGCGTTCAGTGTTGGAACTTGCAACGCATTCTGAATTGTATGAAATTGAAAGGATCCTTTTTGGTCCAAG CTATTTTAGTCCGTTACTAAAATCAATAGAAAACAGAGGTAGTGCTGATTTTATCATGATTGAAGAGGACTTTGAAGAGAGAGACAATTTCATTGAACTTCTTGAATCCCGGTTTCTATATCTAGGAGCTGATGCTCGGTCTACATTAAG GGGTTGGAGGCCTTCTTATAGAGATATATTGCTAAGTGTGAGAAGGAAATTGAGTATTCCTTGTTCCAGTAAACTGTCGACGGAAGACCTAGAGGTCGAGATTTTTCTTCATCTGTTGCAGGAGTACTCAAG TGATATAACCTTACAACATGGACTCAGTCAGTGGAAGGTGCAAGTATTTGCTGCTTTGAAGATTGGGGCAGTGGAGCTGAAGTCAATGATTCTGAAG GGAGGGGGCATGCTTACTTTGGCGAAAGTTTATCAACTG CTAGCAAGGAGATTGTCCGGAAAGATGCTATTTCAAGCTGCCAACTATCAAGTGAGGCATGAACTTATAAGGGAG GACAATTTCAATGTTGGTAGATCAGTTAACCAGAATGTTTTGGTTAAAAAGTTGCCGAGAGGATAG
- the LOC113298349 gene encoding uncharacterized protein LOC113298349 isoform X7, which translates to MMATTSTSSPFTPSYLLSLTSSFSNSRYPLQLTTLSSSILRSSSRKNTSSKLFCYSQSAISRRGTFDPELRSVLELATHSELYEIERILFGPSYFSPLLKSIENRGSADFIMIEEDFEERDNFIELLESRFLYLGADARSTLRGWRPSYRDILLSVRRKLSIPCSSKLSTEDLEVEIFLHLLQEYSSDITLQHGLSQWKVQVFAALKIGAVELKSMILKGGGMLTLAKVYQLLARRLSGKMLFQAANYQVRHELIREGGKLAAINLESRAALLAAGQVI; encoded by the exons ATGATGGCCACTACATCAACTTCTTCTCCGTTTACTCCCAGTTACCTCCTTTCTTTAACTTCCTCATTCTCGAACTCAAGATATCCACTACAATTAACAACTCTCAGTTCATCT ATTCTTCGGTCTTCATCGCGTAAAAATACTagttcaaaactcttttgttactCACAATCAGCCATTTCCAGAAGAG GTACTTTTGATCCTGAGCTGCGTTCAGTGTTGGAACTTGCAACGCATTCTGAATTGTATGAAATTGAAAGGATCCTTTTTGGTCCAAG CTATTTTAGTCCGTTACTAAAATCAATAGAAAACAGAGGTAGTGCTGATTTTATCATGATTGAAGAGGACTTTGAAGAGAGAGACAATTTCATTGAACTTCTTGAATCCCGGTTTCTATATCTAGGAGCTGATGCTCGGTCTACATTAAG GGGTTGGAGGCCTTCTTATAGAGATATATTGCTAAGTGTGAGAAGGAAATTGAGTATTCCTTGTTCCAGTAAACTGTCGACGGAAGACCTAGAGGTCGAGATTTTTCTTCATCTGTTGCAGGAGTACTCAAG TGATATAACCTTACAACATGGACTCAGTCAGTGGAAGGTGCAAGTATTTGCTGCTTTGAAGATTGGGGCAGTGGAGCTGAAGTCAATGATTCTGAAG GGAGGGGGCATGCTTACTTTGGCGAAAGTTTATCAACTG CTAGCAAGGAGATTGTCCGGAAAGATGCTATTTCAAGCTGCCAACTATCAAGTGAGGCATGAACTTATAAGGGAG GGTGGAAAATTGGCTGCTATAAATCTGGAGTCCAGGGCTGCTTTGCTGGCAGCAGGACAGGTAATTTAA
- the LOC113298349 gene encoding uncharacterized protein LOC113298349 isoform X3 — protein sequence MMATTSTSSPFTPSYLLSLTSSFSNSRYPLQLTTLSSSILRSSSRKNTSSKLFCYSQSAISRRGTFDPELRSVLELATHSELYEIERILFGPSYFSPLLKSIENRGSADFIMIEEDFEERDNFIELLESRFLYLGADARSTLRGWRPSYRDILLSVRRKLSIPCSSKLSTEDLEVEIFLHLLQEYSSDITLQHGLSQWKVQVFAALKIGAVELKSMILKGGGMLTLAKVYQLLARRLSGKMLFQAANYQVRHELIRELAFYGSHYHAYNTTFGVRNCFQLRPVRSVNQNVLVKKLPRG from the exons ATGATGGCCACTACATCAACTTCTTCTCCGTTTACTCCCAGTTACCTCCTTTCTTTAACTTCCTCATTCTCGAACTCAAGATATCCACTACAATTAACAACTCTCAGTTCATCT ATTCTTCGGTCTTCATCGCGTAAAAATACTagttcaaaactcttttgttactCACAATCAGCCATTTCCAGAAGAG GTACTTTTGATCCTGAGCTGCGTTCAGTGTTGGAACTTGCAACGCATTCTGAATTGTATGAAATTGAAAGGATCCTTTTTGGTCCAAG CTATTTTAGTCCGTTACTAAAATCAATAGAAAACAGAGGTAGTGCTGATTTTATCATGATTGAAGAGGACTTTGAAGAGAGAGACAATTTCATTGAACTTCTTGAATCCCGGTTTCTATATCTAGGAGCTGATGCTCGGTCTACATTAAG GGGTTGGAGGCCTTCTTATAGAGATATATTGCTAAGTGTGAGAAGGAAATTGAGTATTCCTTGTTCCAGTAAACTGTCGACGGAAGACCTAGAGGTCGAGATTTTTCTTCATCTGTTGCAGGAGTACTCAAG TGATATAACCTTACAACATGGACTCAGTCAGTGGAAGGTGCAAGTATTTGCTGCTTTGAAGATTGGGGCAGTGGAGCTGAAGTCAATGATTCTGAAG GGAGGGGGCATGCTTACTTTGGCGAAAGTTTATCAACTG CTAGCAAGGAGATTGTCCGGAAAGATGCTATTTCAAGCTGCCAACTATCAAGTGAGGCATGAACTTATAAGGGAG CTTGCATTCTATGGGTCTCACTATCATGCGTATAACACGACTTTCGGAGTACGAAATTGTTTTCAATTAAGGCCTGTTAG ATCAGTTAACCAGAATGTTTTGGTTAAAAAGTTGCCGAGAGGATAG
- the LOC113298349 gene encoding uncharacterized protein LOC113298349 isoform X6, whose amino-acid sequence MMATTSTSSPFTPSYLLSLTSSFSNSRYPLQLTTLSSSILRSSSRKNTSSKLFCYSQSAISRRGTFDPELRSVLELATHSELYEIERILFGPSYFSPLLKSIENRGSADFIMIEEDFEERDNFIELLESRFLYLGADARSTLRGWRPSYRDILLSVRRKLSIPCSSKLSTEDLEVEIFLHLLQEYSSDITLQHGLSQWKVQVFAALKIGAVELKSMILKGGGMLTLAKVYQLLARRLSGKMLFQAANYQVRHELIRELAFYGSHYHAYNTTFGVRNCFQLRPVS is encoded by the exons ATGATGGCCACTACATCAACTTCTTCTCCGTTTACTCCCAGTTACCTCCTTTCTTTAACTTCCTCATTCTCGAACTCAAGATATCCACTACAATTAACAACTCTCAGTTCATCT ATTCTTCGGTCTTCATCGCGTAAAAATACTagttcaaaactcttttgttactCACAATCAGCCATTTCCAGAAGAG GTACTTTTGATCCTGAGCTGCGTTCAGTGTTGGAACTTGCAACGCATTCTGAATTGTATGAAATTGAAAGGATCCTTTTTGGTCCAAG CTATTTTAGTCCGTTACTAAAATCAATAGAAAACAGAGGTAGTGCTGATTTTATCATGATTGAAGAGGACTTTGAAGAGAGAGACAATTTCATTGAACTTCTTGAATCCCGGTTTCTATATCTAGGAGCTGATGCTCGGTCTACATTAAG GGGTTGGAGGCCTTCTTATAGAGATATATTGCTAAGTGTGAGAAGGAAATTGAGTATTCCTTGTTCCAGTAAACTGTCGACGGAAGACCTAGAGGTCGAGATTTTTCTTCATCTGTTGCAGGAGTACTCAAG TGATATAACCTTACAACATGGACTCAGTCAGTGGAAGGTGCAAGTATTTGCTGCTTTGAAGATTGGGGCAGTGGAGCTGAAGTCAATGATTCTGAAG GGAGGGGGCATGCTTACTTTGGCGAAAGTTTATCAACTG CTAGCAAGGAGATTGTCCGGAAAGATGCTATTTCAAGCTGCCAACTATCAAGTGAGGCATGAACTTATAAGGGAG CTTGCATTCTATGGGTCTCACTATCATGCGTATAACACGACTTTCGGAGTACGAAATTGTTTTCAATTAAGGCCTGTTAG TTAA
- the LOC113298349 gene encoding uncharacterized protein LOC113298349 isoform X2, giving the protein MMATTSTSSPFTPSYLLSLTSSFSNSRYPLQLTTLSSSILRSSSRKNTSSKLFCYSQSAISRRGTFDPELRSVLELATHSELYEIERILFGPSYFSPLLKSIENRGSADFIMIEEDFEERDNFIELLESRFLYLGADARSTLRGWRPSYRDILLSVRRKLSIPCSSKLSTEDLEVEIFLHLLQEYSSDITLQHGLSQWKVQVFAALKIGAVELKSMILKGGGMLTLAKVYQLLARRLSGKMLFQAANYQVRHELIRELTRMFWLKSCREDSLAMLAGSWELYVHQNKMLTIYLCTYIYSSATAKMG; this is encoded by the exons ATGATGGCCACTACATCAACTTCTTCTCCGTTTACTCCCAGTTACCTCCTTTCTTTAACTTCCTCATTCTCGAACTCAAGATATCCACTACAATTAACAACTCTCAGTTCATCT ATTCTTCGGTCTTCATCGCGTAAAAATACTagttcaaaactcttttgttactCACAATCAGCCATTTCCAGAAGAG GTACTTTTGATCCTGAGCTGCGTTCAGTGTTGGAACTTGCAACGCATTCTGAATTGTATGAAATTGAAAGGATCCTTTTTGGTCCAAG CTATTTTAGTCCGTTACTAAAATCAATAGAAAACAGAGGTAGTGCTGATTTTATCATGATTGAAGAGGACTTTGAAGAGAGAGACAATTTCATTGAACTTCTTGAATCCCGGTTTCTATATCTAGGAGCTGATGCTCGGTCTACATTAAG GGGTTGGAGGCCTTCTTATAGAGATATATTGCTAAGTGTGAGAAGGAAATTGAGTATTCCTTGTTCCAGTAAACTGTCGACGGAAGACCTAGAGGTCGAGATTTTTCTTCATCTGTTGCAGGAGTACTCAAG TGATATAACCTTACAACATGGACTCAGTCAGTGGAAGGTGCAAGTATTTGCTGCTTTGAAGATTGGGGCAGTGGAGCTGAAGTCAATGATTCTGAAG GGAGGGGGCATGCTTACTTTGGCGAAAGTTTATCAACTG CTAGCAAGGAGATTGTCCGGAAAGATGCTATTTCAAGCTGCCAACTATCAAGTGAGGCATGAACTTATAAGGGAG TTAACCAGAATGTTTTGGTTAAAAAGTTGCCGAGAGGATAGTCTGGCTATGCTTGCCGGGTCATGGGAGTTGTATGTGCATCAAAATAAG ATGCTTACAATTTATCTATGCACATACATTTACAGTTCAGCCACGGCCAAGAT GGGTTAG